In the Flavisolibacter tropicus genome, one interval contains:
- a CDS encoding 5'-nucleotidase C-terminal domain-containing protein, whose product MPIALLLCFLASCNTLFLPTKTEYKDYRITAEVPKDSGMLQLMQPYRDSVERGMNQVIGVAEKTLDKKMPEGSLNNFMADAMYVMAKEKYGVAVDAAFVNYGGIRINQLAAGPVTRGKVFEIMPFDNLLILQKVKGDVLQQFLDLTAAHGGWPVAGLTMQIQNKKAVNVKVGGVPLDLNKTYIIANSDYVANGGDNAAMLKPIPQQTNGYLMRDAIFDYIKVLKSQGKNISATEDNRVSNAQ is encoded by the coding sequence ATGCCCATCGCTCTACTGCTCTGTTTCTTAGCTTCTTGTAATACATTATTTCTACCTACTAAAACAGAGTATAAGGATTATCGGATAACAGCCGAAGTGCCTAAGGATTCAGGCATGCTGCAGTTGATGCAGCCCTATAGAGATAGTGTGGAAAGAGGGATGAATCAGGTAATTGGTGTTGCTGAAAAGACTTTAGATAAAAAAATGCCAGAAGGTAGCTTGAATAATTTTATGGCTGATGCTATGTATGTAATGGCTAAAGAAAAATATGGCGTGGCTGTAGATGCAGCTTTTGTTAATTATGGAGGTATTCGTATTAATCAGTTGGCAGCTGGTCCTGTAACTCGTGGTAAAGTGTTTGAAATAATGCCATTTGACAATTTATTGATTCTGCAAAAAGTAAAAGGCGATGTGTTGCAGCAATTCCTGGATTTAACGGCTGCACATGGTGGCTGGCCAGTAGCTGGACTTACTATGCAGATACAAAATAAAAAAGCTGTAAATGTGAAGGTAGGAGGGGTGCCGCTTGATTTAAATAAAACATACATCATCGCTAATTCTGATTATGTGGCAAACGGTGGTGATAATGCTGCTATGCTAAAGCCTATTCCGCAGCAAACAAATGGCTATTTAATGCGTGATGCAATCTTTGACTATATCAAAGTATTGAAATCTCAAGGAAAAAATATTTCTGCAACCGAAGACAATCGTGTATCCAATGCTCAATAG